Genomic DNA from Hypnocyclicus thermotrophus:
GTAAAAGGAGCGGGTAAAACCACAACAAAACCATCGTCTAAAATAGAAAAAAAAGAAACACCAGAAGAAAAAAAAGAAGAAATACAAGCTGAAAAAGAAATCGATGAGCAAGTAGAATTTAATGAATATGAAAAAGAGATTTTAGCAGCAGGTAAAGGGAAAGAGATGGCACCGTATTTAATAAAAGTAGAATTAGATGAAGGGTGTTTATTAAAAGCAGCTAGAACTTATATGGTTTTTAGAAATTTAGAAGAAATAGGAGAAGTAATTAAATCTATTCCTAGTGTTCAAGAATTAGAAGAAGAAAAATTTGATAATAGTTTCTTAGTTGCATTTATATCAAAGAAAAGTATAGAAGAAATAAAAAATTCTATTTTAGAAGTAAGTGAAGTAAAAGATGTCTTAGTATCAGATATTGATATAAATATGTCGGAAAAAACAGAGGCTAGAGAAATTAAAGCAGTTAAAAAAATATCTGAAAAGCAAAATAAAGTTAAAAAATCAAAAAGTATGGTTAAGAAAACAACAACAACTGTAAGAGTAGATACAGAAAAGCTGGATTTATTAATGAACTTAGTGGGAGAATTAGTTATAAATAAAACAAGACTTGCACAGTTAGGTTTAGAGTATAATCTTCAAGATCTTTCAGAAACGTTATCACATGTAGATAGAGTGACTTCTGATATACAAGCAGTTGTAACAAAAGTAAGAATGGTACCAATAGAAACTGTATTCAATAGATTCCCTAGAATGGTCAGAGATCTCTCAAAAGATTTAGGAAAAGATATAGATTTGATAATAGAAGGAAAAGAAACAGAATTAGATAGAACAGTTATTGATGAAATTGGAGATCCATTAGTGCATCTTATTAGGAATTCAGTTGATCATGGAGTAGAGCTTCCTGATAAAAGAGAAAGTAAAGGGAAACCAAGAACAGGAACTATTTTATTGAAGGCAGAACATGAAGGAAACTCAGTAGTAATTACTATTAAAGATGATGGTAAAGGAATGGATACAGAAGTATTAGCAAATAAAGCAATAGAGAAAGGAATTCTTACTCTAGAAGAAGTTGAAAAATTGTCTCATGAAGAAAAATTGAATTTAATTTTTGCACCAGGTTTTTCAACAGCTTCAGAAATTACAGATTTATCTGGGCGTGGAGTAGGTATGGATGTTGTAAAAACAAAAATAGAAGCTTTAAGTGGTAGTATTGAAATGAGTTCCGAAGTTGATAAAGGAACTGAAACTAGAATTAAATTACCATTAACACTTGCAATTATAGAAGCATTAATGATAAAATTAGAAGAAGAAGTTTATGCAATACCACTTGCGAACATAGTTGAAACAATTGATATAGCTAAAGAAGATATTAGAACAGTTCAAAATGAAAAAGTTATACTTTTAAGAGGTGAAATTGTACCAATTTTAAATCTTTCAAGTATTTTAGAAGTAAAAACAGAAAAACCAGAAATAGAAGATAGAAATACTGTAGTCATAGTAAAAGCGGGAAATAAAAAAATTGGGTTTATAGTAGATGTGCTTATTGGGCAACAAGAGATAGTAATAAAATCTCTTGGAAAAATGTTCCAAGGAACTAAAGGTATAACAGGAGCAACTGTACTAGGAAATGGAGAGGTTGCGCTCATATTAGATGTGTTAACTTTAGTTTAATAAAATTTTTCTAGGGAGGAATATTATGTCAGAAAATAGTAAAAATGAGACATTACAAATAATAGGTTTTAAATTAAATGATGAGGAATATGCACTTGAAATTGAAAATGTCCAAGAGATAATTAAAAAAACTAAAATGACAAGAGTAGCAAGATCAAAAGATTATATTAAAGGAGTTATTAATTTAAGAGGAATAGTATTTCCTATTATAGATTTAAAATATAGGTTTAATATGTCTAGTCAAACTTATGATGATAATATGAGAATAATTATATTAGAAGTCAATGGTGTATCAGCAGGAATTATGGTAGATTCAGTTTCAGAAGTAATAGAGGTAGATAAAAGTAAAATACTAGCAAATCCACAGCAATCTAATTCTGAAATTAATACTGATTACTTAAAAGGTGTATGTAAAGTTAATGAAGATAGACTTATGACATTATTAAACATTGAAAAAGTTTTAGAAATAAAGAATAATTAATTTTTAGGAGAGATAAGATGTCAATAACAATTGATAAATTAGGAGAAAGAGAATTAGATATACTAAAAGAATTGGGAAATATAGGAGCTGGAAATGCTGCAACAGCTCTTTCTCAAATTCTTGCTAGAAAAGTAGATATGAATGTACCACAGGTAAAAGTTTATAATGTTACAGATGTTCCAGAACTTTTAGGCGGAGCTGAAAACATTGTAGTTGGAGTATTATTAAAGATGTTTGGAGATTTACAAGGGAATATTATGTTTTTACTTCCTGAGGATTCTGCAAGAAAACTTTTAGGGATGATGGTGGGACAAGAAGTTGAAGATGTTACCGATGATATGTCAAGATCTGCTATTATGGAAGTAGGTAATATTATTGCGAGTTCTTATTTAAATTCTTTAAGTTTTTTTTCAGAATTAACTTTGATACCATCAACACCAGCTTTTGCGTATGATATGGCAGGAGCATTATTGAGTGCTGTATTATTTGAAGTCAGTGAATTAAGCGATCAAGTAGTATTAATAGAAACAGATTTTTCTGGAAATGGTGAAGCAATAAAAGGACACTTCTTTGTACTACCTAATTTAGAATCATTGAATGCTTTACTAAAATTGGTGGTGGCAAAAGTAGATGGAAAATAATGTAATAAAAGTAGGAATGGCTGATTATAAAGTGGGAAGCGCACCTGCAAAACTTATTACATTAGGACTAGGATCATGTATCGGAATTACTTTATATGATAAAAGAAAAAAAGCAGGAGGAATGGCTCATATAATGCTTCCTAAAAATAATACTAAAGATCAAAATTCGCTTAAATTTGCAGATACAGCAATAACTCTTATGATAAAAGACCTTGAAAAAATGGGATTAAATAAAAGAAATATGGAAGCTAAAATAGCTGGTGGAGCACAAATGTTTTCTTTTGGGAAATCCGATCAATTAAATAGTATAGGATCAAGAAATGCAATAGCTGTAAAAGAAATTTTAAAAGAAAATAATATACGAATAGTAGCAGAGGATACAGGTGGAAACAAAGGAAGAACAATAGAATTAGATTTAGATACAGGGAAGTTAAGAATTAAAACAATTGGTCAGGGAGAAACGTATATTTAAGGGCTACTTATTTGGAGGTTGACATGATAGACGATAAAGAGCTATGGATAGAATACAAAAAAACAGGAAACTTAGAAGTTCGTGAGCAACTTATTATAAAATATATTCCATTAGTGAAATATGTAGTTGGGAAAATGATAACGAATCTCCCTAGAACTGTTGAATATGATGATTTAGTTGAGTACGGAATCATTGGATTGTTAGATGCTGTAGAAAAATATGATTTATCTAAAAATATTAATTTCAAAACCTATGCCGTAACAAGAGTACGGGGTTCTATTTATGATGAATTAAGATCTCAAGATTGGGTTCCACGTTCTGTAAGAAAATTAGCAAAAGATATTGAAAAAGCTTATATTCAATTAGAAAAAGAAACTGGAAAAGAACCAACAGAAGAAGAAATAGCAGTTTTTTTAGGGATACCACAAAAAAAAATAGAAGAGTTATATTCAAAAGTTGATTTAGGAAACATTTCTTCTTTGGACGATATAGTTTATGATAATGGAGAATCAAAAACAACGTTGGTTAATTTAATAGAAGATAAAAATGTAGAAAGTCCAGAAGAAAAATTACAAAAAGAAGAAGTGAAGCAATTATTGATAGAAAAATTAAAAGAATTAAAAGAAAAAGAAAGACTGGTATTAACATTATATTATTATGAAAAATTAACTTTAAAAGAAATAGGGGAAATATTATCAATTTCTGAATCAAGAGTATCTCAAATACATTCAAAGGCAATATTAAAATTGCGATCTAAAATAGCTACTAAGTTTGGAAATTATGCAGAATTTTTTTAATGATTAACCTAAAACATTCTACTAATCTTTAGTTGAATGTTTTAGGTTATTTATATATTTAAGGAGAATAATTATGAAAAAAATAGATTTTGGTTTAATTTTTAAAAATTCAGAAATAATATCTAAATTATTTACTAGTCAAGAAAAAATATTATTTAATCAACAAAAAAATATAAAACTTAATATAGAAAAATCAAAGAATTTAAAAAAAGAAGAAATAAATAGAATAGAAAAAATAGAATTGAGTAAAATAAATACTAATATAAGGAAAAATAAAAAACAAAAAAATAAAAATAGATATAGAGATAATAATAATGGAAGATGGATAGATTTTGAAGGGTAGTGATATGGATGAATATAGGTTATTTTAAATTTATTAATAATAGAGATAGCTATATATCGGGGTTGCTTATAGTGGATAATAGAGGTATACCGATAGAGTTTAAATATACAAATGAAATAATTCCAAGTAAGAAACAAAAATTGTTATATGGAACTACATTAAAAAGTTATTTAAAAGAAGAGTTGATGTTTAAAAACCTTGTTACTTCATTAGAAAATATAGTAGATATAGTTATAGTAGATAGTATAGAAGATATTTCATTAAATAAATATATAGATAATAAAGTTGTTGTAATAAGAAAAACACAAGAAAGGCAACTTAAAGATTTAAAAGAGTTTCAATTTGTGGCAAAAGATGAGCTGTTATATCAATATGAAGAAAAAGAAAATCCAATAAGAGTAATATTTAAAGAAGAATTTTCAGAAGAAATAATAGATATCTTAAATGAAATAAAAATAGAAGACATATTAGAACCGATAAATAGAATAGAGGAGGTTTTAAATGAAATATGCAATGGAAATTAGAAAAAATTTTTAATAAAAAAAATAAAAAAGATGAAAAAATAAAAATAGAAATTAAAAACAAAGAAATCAAAAAAAATATTTTAAATATAAATAATGTGAAATTTAATAACAAAGAGATAGAAATAAAAGATGGATTTAATAAGATAAAAACTATAAGAATAAGAGGATATAAATTTAAAAAAAATACAAAAATTAACAAAGAAGAGGATATAAAAATAACTAATTTAATAATAAATAAGAAAAAAATTTAAATTTAACTATTGTGAAATATTTGTTTGAAAAATGCTTGTATTTATGATAAAATTTAAAAGGTGATTAAAACATTAGGAGGAATGAATAAATGAGAAAAACAATAGTAGCAGGAAATTGGAAAATGAATAAAACGAATGCAGAAGCTGTAGAGACTTTAAAGAAATTAGCAGAATTAACTAAAGATATAGATGGAGTAGAAATAGTAATAGGAGCACCTTTTACAGCACTTTCTGATGCTGTAAAAGCAGTAGAAGGAAGTAAAATTAAAATAGCAGCACAAAATATGAACCCAAATGAAAAAGGAGCTTTTACTGGAGAAATATCTCCATTAATGTTAAATGCTATTGGAGTAAAATATGTAATATTAGGACATTCTGAAAGAAGAGAATATTATGGGGAAACAAATGAATTTATAAATTCTAAAGTTAAGACAGCTTTAGCGCATGATTTAACTCCTATTTTATGTGTAGGTGAAAAATTAGAGGATAGAGAAGCTAATAAAACAGAAGCAGTAGTAGAAGACCATGTAAAAGGAGGGTTAAAAGACCTTACTAAAGAAGAAGCTAAAAAAGTAGTTATTGCATACGAACCAGTATGGGCAATTGGAACAGGGAAAACAGCTTCTCCTGAGCAAGCACAAGAAGTACATAAATTTATAAGAAATTTATTAACTGATATGTATGGAGAAGAAATAGCAAATGAAATAACTATTCAATATGGGGGGTCAATGAAACCTGAAAATGCAAAAGAATTAATGAGCCAAAAAGATATAGATGGTGGATTAGTAGGGGGAGCTTCATTAGAAGCAGATAGTTTTGCAAAAGTTGTAAAAGCAGGACTTTAATTATTACTACAACAAACTTATGGCATATTATATGTTTAAAGAAAGGGTGAAAAAATGGCTAAGAAACCTTTAGTATTAATGATATTAGATGGTTGGGGGATAAATCCTCATAAAAATGAAAAAAATGCAATAGAAGAAGTACATCCAAAAAATTATTATGATATTTTAGAGAAATATCCAAATACTCAAATATTAGCAGCAGGAGAAGCAGTAGGACTTCCTGATGGTCAAATGGGGAATTCTGAAGTAGGACATTTAAATCTTGGAGCAGGTAGAGTAATATACCAACCATTGGTAAAAATTAGTAAAGATATAAAAGATGGTGTATTATTTGAAAATAAAGTATTAAAACCAGCATTTGAAAGAATAAAAAAAGAAAATAAAGCATTACATTTAATGGGTTTATTATCTGACGGAGGAGTACATTCTCATATCGAACACTTATTTGGATTACTAGAAATGGCAAAAAGAGAAAATTTAGAAAAAGTATATATTCATGTAATAACAGATGGAAGAGATACTCCACCTAAATCTTCTCTTATATATATCGAACAATTAGAAAATAAAATAAAAGAATTAGGAGTAGGGAAAATAGCTACTGTATCAGGAAGATACTATGCTATGGATAGAGATACTAATTGGGAAAGAACAGAAAAAGCATATAGAGCTATTATATTTGGAGATGGTGAAAAACACCTTTCAGCTAAAAAAGCTGTAGAAACATCTTATATGGAAGAGTTAACAGATGAATTCGTAAAACCAACAGTAATCACAGATATGGCGGGAAATGCACATTCAAAAGCTGAAAATGGAGATTTATTTGTATTTTTCAACTTTAGACCGGATAGAGCAAGACAAATTACTAGAGCAATAAATGATAAAGAATTTAAACATTTTGTAAGAGGTAATAATTCGGAAGTTGAATTTATATGTATGAGACAATATGATTCGACGATTGACGCTAAAATAGCATATGAAGATGATGATATTAATAATACGTTTGGAGAAGTTATTTCAAAAGCAGGATTAAAACAATTAAGAACAGCTGAAACTGAAAAATATGCACATGTAACTTTCTTTTTCAATGGAGGAGTAGAAACAAGTTTTGAAGGTGAAGAAAGAGTGTTAGTAGATTCACCAAAAGTAGCAACTTATGATTTACAGCCTGAAATGTCCGCATATGAAGTAACTGATAAATTAGTTGAATCAATAGAAAATGAATTATATGATGTAATAATAGTAAATTATGCAAATCCAGATATGGTTGGACATACTGGTATATTTGAGGCAGCAAAAAAAGCAGTAAGCGTAGTTGATGAATGCTTAGGAAAAGTAAAAGAAAAAGTATTAGAAAAAGATGGAGTTTTATTAATTACTGCAGACCATGGGAATGTAGATTTGATGGAAGATCCGAAAACACATGTACCATTTACAGCACATACTACTAATCCGGTTCCATTTATAGTTGTAACAAATGATAAAGGAATTGAATTAAAAGATAGTGGGAAATTAGCAGATGTTGCACCTACTATGTTAAAATTATTAGGAATAGAAAAACCTAAAGAGATGACAGGTGAATCTCTAATAAAATAAATTGGAGGGAAAAATGCTATTACTTTTTAAAATAACACTTTTTATAATTTCAATATTTTTAATTGGACTTGTATTAATTCAACCCGATAAAAGCCACGGAATGTCTGGAAGTATAGGTGGAGGGGCAGTTAATACAGTATTTGGTGTTAATGAAGATGGTGGTCCATTAGCTAAAGCAACACAAATAGTTGCAGCATTGTTCATAATAAATGGATTGATTGTTTATTTATTAACTTTATAAAAAGTATGCCATTTTGGCATACTTTTTTTGTAGTACAGTACTTGAGAGTAGATAAAAATTATGATATAATTTGGTGATATGATGAATAATTTATTTGAAATTAATTACAAGAGAAAACAACCACTCGCTTATAGAATTAGGCCAACAACTTTAGCTGAATTTTTCGGGCAAAAAAATATTATTGCTGAAGGGAGTCCTTTAAGAGAACTTATAAAAAAACAAAAATTTATAAATTCTATTTTTTATGGTGAAAGTGGGACGGGAAAAACAACTTTAGCTGAAATTATTGCAAAAGAATTAAAGTTTTATTTTGTAAAACTAAATGCAACTAATTGCAGCATAAGTGATATAAAAAAAATATCTGAAGAATCAGAAAAAAGATTGAAAATAGAAGGAAAGGAAACACTTTTGTTTTTAGACGAAATACATAGATTTAATAAATTACAACAAGATAGTTTGCTTAGTTTTATCGAAGAAGGAATATTCAAAATTATTGCGGCAACAACAGAAAATCCTTTTTATAATTTGAATAATGCGTTATTATCTAGATGTTTGAGTTTTAAATTTGAAAAATTAAAAAAAAATGATATTATTAGTATTATTAATAGAGCCGAAGAAATAGAACAGATTAAGATAGAAAATGAAATAAAAGAATTTATTGTAGAAACATCAAATGGGGATGCACGTATAGCATTAAATTATTTGGAGCTTATTCTAGAAGTTTATGATAATATAGATAAAAATGAATTAAAAAAAATAATTATTACAGAAGAATTTTTTCATAAAAAAGAAGATAAATATAATTTGATATCAGCTATGATAAAAAGTATAAGAGGAAGTGACCCCGATGCTAGTGTATATTGGCTGGGAAGACTATTAAAAGGAGGAGAAGATCCTAGATATATAGCAAGACGTCTTGTTATTTTGGCAGCTGAAGATATAGGATTAGCAAATCCAGAAGCACTTAATTTATCAACGAGTGCATATATAGCAAGTGAAAAAATAGGAATGCCAGAAATAAGGATAATATTGTCAGAAGTAGTGATATATTTAGCAATTTCAAGTAAATCAAATAGTGTATATAATGCGATAAATAGTGTATTTCAAGATTTAGAATCAGAAGAAACATTAGAAGTGCCTAAATATTTAACAAAAGAGTATTCTAAGAATTATAAGTATCCACATAATTATGATAATAACTTTGTAAAACAAGATTATTTGAAAAAAAACAAACGTTTTTATATTCCTGGAAACAATAGGATGGAAAATAAGATAAAAGAAAAATTAATAAAATTATGGGGGAAAAAGTATGGAAAATAAGATAGGTGAAATACTAAAAAAAGCAAGAGAAGAAAAAGGTTTTGATATAGCTTATATAGCAGAACAAACTAAAATACAAAAACGATATTTAATAGCGTTAGAAGAAGGAAATTACAATGAATTACCGGGCGAAGTTCATATAAAAGGATTTTTAAGGAATTATTGTCGTGAAGTTGGATTAGATAGTAATAAAATAATAGAAATGTATAATCAATATAAAAATGAAAATTTTGAAGAAGAAGAAAATGAAGTAGATGATAAAAATGGGATATTAAATCTAATTATTGCAGGGATCGTTATTATTTTTTTAGGGATTATTTTATTAAATATTATTGACAAAAAAGATGAAAATATAGTACAAGAAAAACAAAATATTAGTAATAATAAAAATTCAAATATAAAAAAAATAGAAAAAGAAGCATTAAAAACAAATAAAGAAAATAATAAAGAAGAAAAAAATGTAGAAAACGAAAATAAATTAATAAAAAAAATTGAGATAATAGAAGAAAAAAAAGTTGCAAAAGAAGAAAAAAATGATAAAATAGATATCTATAAAGAAATAAAAATAATTGCTAATGGAATATCATGGATAGAAATCAAGAAAAATAATAAAGAATATTTTACAGGGTTTTTAAAAAATGAAGAAAAAATAATAAAAGTTAAAAAAGAAGAAAAAATATATATAAAAATTGGCGATGCAGGAGTTGTAAAATTAATAAATGATGGAAAAGATTTAGGAAAAATAGGAAATAAAGGTGAAGTTAAGAAATTTAATTTTTAATATAGATAGGAGCTAGTATGAATATTAGAGCGGTTAGAGGAACAAAAGATATATTTAATGACGATGCTATAAAATATAATTATATTACAGAAATAGCTAAAAGAATTTTTGAAAATTTTAATTATAATAGAATAATTACTCCAATATTTGAAGAAACAGCTTTATTTAAAAGAGGAATTGGTGAAGGAACCGATATAGTAGAAAAAGAAATGTATACTTTTTTAGATAAAGGAGAAAGAAGTATAACATTAAGACCAGAAGGAACAGCCTCTGTAGTAAGAGCTTATTTAGAACATAAAATATATGGAAATGAAGAAATTACAAAATGGTATTACTATGGACCAATGTTTAGATATGAAAGACCACAAGCAGGAAGATATAGGGAATTTAATCAATTAGGAGTAGAAGTATTGGGGAGTAAAAATCCTAAAATTGATGCAGAAGTAATTTATATGGGATATAAGTTACTTGAAAAAATAGGAATATCAGATTTAAGAGTAGAAATAAATTCTGTTGGTGGAAAAGAAACTAGATTAAAATATAGAAAAGATTTATTAAAATATCTAAAAGATAAAAAAGAAAATTTATGTAATGATTGTCAAACAAGATATGAAAAAAATCCATTAAGAGTACTTGATTGTAAAGTAGAAAAATGTAAAGAAATTGTTAAAAAAGCACCAATTTTAACAGAATATTTATCAGAAAAAGAAAAAAAACATTATGAAGAAGTAAAAAGATTATTAAATATATATAATATACCTTTTTCAGAAAATCCTAAATTAGTAAGAGGGTTAGATTATTATTCTAATATTGTTTTTGAAGTAATAACAGAGAAATTGGGAGCACAAGGAACAGTTCTTGCTGGCGGAAGATACGATGGACTTATATCTACTATGGGTGGAAAAGATACTCCAGCTGTAGGATTTGCAGCAGGAATAGAGAGAATAATGCTCTTGATGAATGAGAAAAAAACAAAAAAAAATAGAATTGGAATTGTGTGGCTGGGAGAAGAAAGTAGTGATTATGCTTTACTATTAGCTAACGAATTAAGAGTAAATAATTTTGATGTATATATGGAATATGAAAAAAAATCTTTAAGAGCACAAATGAAAAAAATAGATAAAATAAACGCAAAATATGCTATAATAGTAGGAGAAGAAGAAGTAAAAGAAAATAAATTAGTAGTGAAAAATTTAAAAACAGGAGAGCAAATAAAAATAAAAAGAGATACAATTTGTGAATACATGAAAGGAGAAATTAATGAAATATAGAACTCACTTATTAGGCGAACTTAGAGAAAAAAATATAGAAGAAAAAGTAATCTTAACTGGATGGGTTGATAATAGAAGAGATTTGGGAGGATTAATTTTTCTTGATTTAAGAGATAGAACTGGTATTACTCAAATTGTATTTAATCCAGAAGATTTGTCAGAAAATATAATAAATATAGCGCATAAAGTAAAATCAGAATATATAGTAAAAGTAGAAGGTACGGTAAAAGAAAGATTTAGTAAAAATCCAAATATACCTACTGGAAATATAGAAGTAATTGCAGATAATATTAAAATAATTAATAAATCTGAAGTTTTACCATTTGAAATAAAAGATGATATTAAATTAAATGAAGCAATTAGATTGAAATATAGATATTTAGATATAAGAAGACCTAAAATATTAAATAACTTATTAAAAAGAAATCAAATGATGTTTTCAATGAGAGAATTTTTAACAAAAAAAGGATTTATTGATATAGAGACACCTATTCTTACTAGATCTACACCAGAAGGGGCAAGAGATTTTATAGTACCAACTAGAACTGAAAATGGTAAATTTTATGCTCTTCCACAATCGCCACAATTATTTAAACAAATACTTATGATTGCTGGAGTAGATAAATATTATCAAGTAGCTAAATGTTTTAGAGATGAAGATTTAAGAGCAGATAGACAGCCAGAATTTACTCAATTAGATATAGAGATGTCTTTTGTTGATGAAAATGATATAATGGAAATGATAGAAGAACTTGCAAAAAAAGTATTTTTAGATATTGTAGGCAAAAAAATAGAATATAAATTTGATAGATTAAGTTATTATGATGCTATGGAAAGATATGGGAGTGATAAACCAGATACTAGATTTGATTTAGAATTAAAAGATTTATCAGATATAGCAAAAGAATGTAATTTTAAAGCATTTAAAAATGTAGTAGAAAATGGAGGAGTTTTAAAAGGGATAAATGTAAAATCTGCTGCAAAAGATTATTCTAGAAAATTAATAGATGAATTAACAGAATTTGTCAAAATATATGGCGCTAAAGGGTTAGCATGGATAAAAATAGAAGAAAATTATGAAATAAAATCTCCAATAGCAAAATTTTTTACTAAAAAAGAATTGGACGAAATTATAGAAAAAATGGATGCGAAAGAAGGCGATATATTATTTTTAGTTGCTGATAAGCTAAAAATAGTGTATGATAGTTTGGGGGCTTTAAGATTAAAAATAGGAAAAGAAAGAAAATTAATAGATGAAAATCAATACAATTTCTTATGGGTAGTAGATTTTCCTTTATTAGAATGGTCTGAAGAAGAAAAAAGATATAAAGCACAACATCATCCGTTTACTGCTATAAAGGATGAAGATATAGAATTAATAGAAAATTCACCTGAAAAAGTTAGAACTAAAAGTTATGATTTAGTATTGAATGGATATGAAATAGGTGGTGGAAGTGTTAGAATACATCAAGAAGAAATTCAAGAAAAGATTTTTAAACTTTTAGAATTATCAGAAGAGGAAATTCAAGAAAAATTTGGATTTTTCTTAGAAGCATTTAAATATGGAGCACCGCCTCATGGGGGGATTGCTTTTGGAGTAGATAGATTTTTAATGGTTCTGTTAAAAGAAAATTCGATAAGAGAAGTTATACCATTTCCAAAAACAAATAAAGGACAATGCTTATTAACGGAAGCACCAAATTATATTGATGATAGTCAACTTAATGATGTTGGAATCAACTTGAAAAAATAAAATAATAATTTTCATAGACTGTTCGAGATTATGGAAATATTTTGGCCTAACAATTTATTTCCGGGGTTGGCTCTGTAATTGGTAAATCAGGTAAATCACGAAAAACTTAGTTTTTACGGATTCTGTATGCCAGTTATATCTGACTACCACTTTGTGTCGTATTAGCGACCAAAATTTTTATAATTTACGGCAGTCTGGGATTTTTAATTAAAAATTTAAGATTTAGATATAAATTGTCTTAATCTTTAATTTTTAATTTTAAAATTTGCTTATAGAAGGAGTATAAAGATGACATTATTAGAAAAAAAGATTGAGTCATATTTATTAGATGCAATAAAAGAAACATTTAAAAATATTGAAATAGATGAAGTGAATATTCAACCTTCAAATAATGAAAAATTTGGGGATTATCAAACAAATTTTGCGATGGTAAATTCAAAAAAAATAGGAGATAATCCGAGAAAAATAGCAGAAAAATTAATTAATAATATTAAAAAAAATGAAATTTTTGAAAAAATAGAGATAGCAGG
This window encodes:
- the secG gene encoding preprotein translocase subunit SecG, translating into MLLLFKITLFIISIFLIGLVLIQPDKSHGMSGSIGGGAVNTVFGVNEDGGPLAKATQIVAALFIINGLIVYLLTL
- a CDS encoding replication-associated recombination protein A is translated as MMNNLFEINYKRKQPLAYRIRPTTLAEFFGQKNIIAEGSPLRELIKKQKFINSIFYGESGTGKTTLAEIIAKELKFYFVKLNATNCSISDIKKISEESEKRLKIEGKETLLFLDEIHRFNKLQQDSLLSFIEEGIFKIIAATTENPFYNLNNALLSRCLSFKFEKLKKNDIISIINRAEEIEQIKIENEIKEFIVETSNGDARIALNYLELILEVYDNIDKNELKKIIITEEFFHKKEDKYNLISAMIKSIRGSDPDASVYWLGRLLKGGEDPRYIARRLVILAAEDIGLANPEALNLSTSAYIASEKIGMPEIRIILSEVVIYLAISSKSNSVYNAINSVFQDLESEETLEVPKYLTKEYSKNYKYPHNYDNNFVKQDYLKKNKRFYIPGNNRMENKIKEKLIKLWGKKYGK
- a CDS encoding helix-turn-helix domain-containing protein: MENKIGEILKKAREEKGFDIAYIAEQTKIQKRYLIALEEGNYNELPGEVHIKGFLRNYCREVGLDSNKIIEMYNQYKNENFEEEENEVDDKNGILNLIIAGIVIIFLGIILLNIIDKKDENIVQEKQNISNNKNSNIKKIEKEALKTNKENNKEEKNVENENKLIKKIEIIEEKKVAKEEKNDKIDIYKEIKIIANGISWIEIKKNNKEYFTGFLKNEEKIIKVKKEEKIYIKIGDAGVVKLINDGKDLGKIGNKGEVKKFNF
- the hisS gene encoding histidine--tRNA ligase codes for the protein MNIRAVRGTKDIFNDDAIKYNYITEIAKRIFENFNYNRIITPIFEETALFKRGIGEGTDIVEKEMYTFLDKGERSITLRPEGTASVVRAYLEHKIYGNEEITKWYYYGPMFRYERPQAGRYREFNQLGVEVLGSKNPKIDAEVIYMGYKLLEKIGISDLRVEINSVGGKETRLKYRKDLLKYLKDKKENLCNDCQTRYEKNPLRVLDCKVEKCKEIVKKAPILTEYLSEKEKKHYEEVKRLLNIYNIPFSENPKLVRGLDYYSNIVFEVITEKLGAQGTVLAGGRYDGLISTMGGKDTPAVGFAAGIERIMLLMNEKKTKKNRIGIVWLGEESSDYALLLANELRVNNFDVYMEYEKKSLRAQMKKIDKINAKYAIIVGEEEVKENKLVVKNLKTGEQIKIKRDTICEYMKGEINEI
- the aspS gene encoding aspartate--tRNA ligase encodes the protein MKYRTHLLGELREKNIEEKVILTGWVDNRRDLGGLIFLDLRDRTGITQIVFNPEDLSENIINIAHKVKSEYIVKVEGTVKERFSKNPNIPTGNIEVIADNIKIINKSEVLPFEIKDDIKLNEAIRLKYRYLDIRRPKILNNLLKRNQMMFSMREFLTKKGFIDIETPILTRSTPEGARDFIVPTRTENGKFYALPQSPQLFKQILMIAGVDKYYQVAKCFRDEDLRADRQPEFTQLDIEMSFVDENDIMEMIEELAKKVFLDIVGKKIEYKFDRLSYYDAMERYGSDKPDTRFDLELKDLSDIAKECNFKAFKNVVENGGVLKGINVKSAAKDYSRKLIDELTEFVKIYGAKGLAWIKIEENYEIKSPIAKFFTKKELDEIIEKMDAKEGDILFLVADKLKIVYDSLGALRLKIGKERKLIDENQYNFLWVVDFPLLEWSEEEKRYKAQHHPFTAIKDEDIELIENSPEKVRTKSYDLVLNGYEIGGGSVRIHQEEIQEKIFKLLELSEEEIQEKFGFFLEAFKYGAPPHGGIAFGVDRFLMVLLKENSIREVIPFPKTNKGQCLLTEAPNYIDDSQLNDVGINLKK